ACCTATAAGATAAGCACTTGGGTCGTTTTGTAACGGagagaaatttgaatttattgagtCACAATTCGAAAAACCACTGAACCAAATTACAGACACAAACAGAACTACAAATGTCACTTATGAGATTTCCAACTTGACCATGCTTAAGTAGTCGAAACGATTTAcattatgaaatatgaaataaaaaaaaaacagatggtAAAACACTTGTTAGGGTAGATGACCGTACATAGGGCATATGTAATTACACAACTGAATACCAACAAGAAGCTGATCGACCGACACTGGGAAAATTTAGAAAAGTAGAAAGATAAGCTTATTTTATGTAGAAAACATGATAGCCCGTGACttaattaacaattttgttaaatttcttttttttttctctgatcTGGATCTACTCTGTTTCTCGATGAATTCTGATTGAAGTATAATGAAAATGGCATTTTTGTCTGTCCATGGTACAGTTTTTTGTCAATCCCGTTATATTTCAACATACAAATCCCGATTTCCCGTGGCTAAAAACGTGGATTTCCCGTATCACGATATTTTTCTATCCCGAATTCCCGATCTTTAAACAAGGCAATCCCAGTTTCCCGATGCCAAAAAAGGCCGATCCCGGCGTCCCGAAAATGGTCTCGCCCCCCCTCATATCTGTCATTGTTTCAGCATCGATTGTCTCTGAATGAACTGTACTCGTTTCAGTCTCGGTAGTAGATTTGACGTCAGACGCTGTAGAAACGTCTTTTGggtttttaatgatttttgatAACCTCTTTCTGACTTTCAGATAATTGTTTTCTTGATAAAGATTTCCTTTGTTTTCACGTAATATCTGTCTGAGATAACCCCAGTCTTTCCCACTGACAGGTGATAACATTATCCCCGTACTATGGAGGTATCTCAGACCATCTCTATTATCCTCGTATTCTTCCTCCCATTCCTCAATGTTTTTCAAACGAACAATTTTAAGTTGAACTTCGACCGTTTTTTCTGCCTCTTTGAATGATGCTATAAGAtcacaaaatgcatttgaaaaagaaaaaggggGAGATTCGTTTGCTATTATTTCTAACTCAAGTGTAGAA
This is a stretch of genomic DNA from Mytilus trossulus isolate FHL-02 chromosome 6, PNRI_Mtr1.1.1.hap1, whole genome shotgun sequence. It encodes these proteins:
- the LOC134722286 gene encoding uncharacterized protein LOC134722286; translated protein: MEYKCDEHHLYRREFYVLWCAGINEEPPVEDVMVCSTTVDEGSTTIIRIFHSLQGDALRADEKFLEWITNDPYVSESSTLELEIIANESPPFSFSNAFCDLIASFKEAEKTVEVQLKIVRLKNIEEWEEEYEDNRDGLRYLHSTGIMLSPVSGKDWGYLRQILRENKGNLYQENNYLKVRKRLSKIIKNPKDVSTASDVKSTTETETSTVHSETIDAETMTDMRGGETIFGTPGSAFFGIGKLGLPCLKIGNSG